TCTGGAAAAGATAAAAAGGTTAAGAAAATTAATATCTTTCCGGCTACTGCTGGAATTCGATGTTCAAGGATTCTCCTTGTGGTATGATTTCTGCAACTGCTTTTACAGGGTAAACGGACGGGTAGACTCAGTAACCGAAGAAGGGTATTTTTGGTGTATCAGGCTGGTTGTCTGTTCAATAGCTTGAGTTGATTCAGGAATTGCCATTTGCCCGTTCGGGAGCGTGGGCATTTGCCCCCTGACCTTCCCCGCTTTGCAGGGGAAGGAACTTTGAAGTGAAGTTCCCTCTTCCCCCCACCCCTTCCCTCCCCATGGACGGGGAGGGAAGGGGTGGGGGCGGGGGGATTTCCCTGCGGGTGGTTATGTATTACCTATATCTCTTGGAAAGCTTTGAGAAAAAAGACTTTCGACAAATCTGTTGAGGAGATCTGAAAGAGGGTTAGACAAAGTGAGAAAATAAAATCAAGGAAAGTCAATTCCAGTCTTGCTTTCCCGATTCTCGCTCGTCCATTTTTTACCCTACAGATCAAGCTTTCCCAGACTTAATGGGTAGCGCATAGTCTCCCAGGGAAGGAAGGTAAGGCAGATGCTTATGCTCCAGTAAGGCATTTCCCATTTAACCCCATCTGGTTGATTTGGTTAATTTCGGTTAAGTTTCTTCTATAACGGGTCGTTGGGTTATTGTGAAGGTTACTGGCATGTAAGTGAAAGGGACGGAGTCTAAGCATGGATCAGATCTGGTATAAGCGATGGGCGGGTCGCCCCGACTCTTACCACCTTCCCAATTTTCTTCTGTTTGCTCATTCACCCTTTATAGGCAAATCAGGTAAACAAACAAAATCTCATAAAAGGAATCCCATTAACTGCTCAGGGATAACGAAAGGTAAGCCATATGTCAGAAGTATCAATTATTGGGGCCGGTCCGGCAGGACTAACTGCAGCCTATGAACTTTCGAAATTAGGTCTAAAATCCACTGTAATCGAAGCCGACCATCAAGTCGGTGGGCTTTCTCGGACTGTAACCTATCGAGGTTATCGATTTGATATCGGTGGGCATCGGTTTTTCTCTAAAGTTCCCCTGATCAACGAGTTATGGCAGGAGATATTGGGTGAAGACTTCCTGGTCCGACCGCGGCTTTCACGTATCCACTACAATGGGCACTTTTTTGATTATCCCCTGAAAGCGTTCAATGCGTTAGCTGGATTGGGACCGGTAGAGGCCTTCCTGGTGGGTTTAAGTTATACAAAAGCCAAACTGTTTCCTTCAGAAGAAGAAACCACATTCGAACAATGGGTATCCAACCGATTCGGACATCGCCTTTACCGAATTTTCTTTAAAACCTATACTGAAAAAGTCTGGGGTATTCCCTGTACGGAAATTTCGGCAGATTGGGCCGCACAGCGTATTAAGAACCTGTCCTTGAGCGAAGCGATTCGGAATGCCCTATTTGGCTCTGGTCGTACGAAGAACGGACAGATTATTACAACCCTCATCGACAACTTTTACTATCCACGGCTCGGACCGGGGATGATGTGGGAGCGTTGTAGGGAGTTACTGGCGGCACGGGGTCATGAAACAATCCAGGAGACCCGGGTTGAAAAGATACGCCATCGTCATGGGCGTGTAGAATGCATCTACGGAAAAACATTCTCCGGGAAATTGCTGGAGTTTGGCGGAGACCATTTCCTGTCCACCATGCCACTTCGGGAGCTTATGCAAGCCCTGGATCCTGCTCCACCGGAGGAGGTTTTACAGGCTGCAAAGAATCTCCGTTATCGAGATTATCTAACGGTGGTGCTGATTGTCCGGCGAGAATCCGTCTTCCCGGATAATTGGATCTACATCCACACGCCGGGCGTCAAGATGGGACGAATCCAGAATTACAAAAACTGGAGTCCCGACATGGTTCCCGATCCAACCCGAACCTCTTTAGGTCTTGAGTACTTCCTATGGGACAAAGACGAGGAATGGAACTGGTCCGATGACCGTCTCATTGAATTGGGAATCCGGGAGTGTGCCCAGATCGGACTCATTGATCCCACCGAGGTAGAAGATGGTACGGTGGTTCGAATGAAGAAGGCCTACCCCGTTTATGATCAAAAATACCACGAGAACTTAGCCATCCTCCGTCAGTATTTGGAAACCTTCTCTAACCTTCAAACCATCGGTCGAAACGGTTTACATCGCTACAACAACCAGGACCACTCCATGTTGACAGGAATCTATGCAGCACGGAACATTGTAGGTGAAAAATATGACGTCTGGTCGGTGAATACCGAAATGGAATATCACGAGGAAAGCCGGGTTGAGAAGGCGGAGATCTCGAAGAAAAAGGTTTTCTCAAAAGTGGGGGATACAACCCTGGGAGATCGTCAGGTCCCGACTCGAATAGTTCCGGCAACGACAACCCCTCCTATTTCACCCGATGAAATCATTGAAGCAGTATTTGCAAAATTAGATCCGCTGGCCTTGGGTACCGCCGTAGGGATAGTTTCTGGGTTGAGTCTTTTCCTGGCAACTATTATACTTTTATTAAAGGGTGGCTCCGTGATCGGACCGAATCTGTCCTTGCTGCGTCATTACTTCCCTGGATTCCGGGTTACCTGGTCAGGCGCGTTTGTCGGTCTGGTCGAAGCCGGAGTAGGAGGATTTACATTAGGCTATCTTATAGCCTGGTTGAGAAATTGGGGAATGAGAGCTTACGCTTTTCTGCTTAAGAAACGAGCCGAGGCCGAAGCACAACGCAGGCTTCTGGATGATGTATAACAGGGAAAGCTAACCATGACAAAACATGACGAATCTGAAGAGGTAAGCCGGGCCATTGTCAAAATCCAGGCCGGGGTACTGGCCTTTGTCTGTGCCATGATAGGCGGAATAGGATTATTTGTCATGACGGCCTGGCTACTCATTAAAGGAGGGCCCAGGGTAGGCCAGCATTTACAATTGCTGGGTCAATATTTCCCCGGATATTCGGTTACCTGGAAAGGAAGTTTGATAGGATTTTTTTATGGAGCAATCCTGGGTGGAGTGGTAGGCTGGACTATAGGAAAGATCTATAATAAA
This is a stretch of genomic DNA from Candidatus Limnocylindrales bacterium. It encodes these proteins:
- a CDS encoding FAD-dependent oxidoreductase; the protein is MSEVSIIGAGPAGLTAAYELSKLGLKSTVIEADHQVGGLSRTVTYRGYRFDIGGHRFFSKVPLINELWQEILGEDFLVRPRLSRIHYNGHFFDYPLKAFNALAGLGPVEAFLVGLSYTKAKLFPSEEETTFEQWVSNRFGHRLYRIFFKTYTEKVWGIPCTEISADWAAQRIKNLSLSEAIRNALFGSGRTKNGQIITTLIDNFYYPRLGPGMMWERCRELLAARGHETIQETRVEKIRHRHGRVECIYGKTFSGKLLEFGGDHFLSTMPLRELMQALDPAPPEEVLQAAKNLRYRDYLTVVLIVRRESVFPDNWIYIHTPGVKMGRIQNYKNWSPDMVPDPTRTSLGLEYFLWDKDEEWNWSDDRLIELGIRECAQIGLIDPTEVEDGTVVRMKKAYPVYDQKYHENLAILRQYLETFSNLQTIGRNGLHRYNNQDHSMLTGIYAARNIVGEKYDVWSVNTEMEYHEESRVEKAEISKKKVFSKVGDTTLGDRQVPTRIVPATTTPPISPDEIIEAVFAKLDPLALGTAVGIVSGLSLFLATIILLLKGGSVIGPNLSLLRHYFPGFRVTWSGAFVGLVEAGVGGFTLGYLIAWLRNWGMRAYAFLLKKRAEAEAQRRLLDDV